From Planococcus halocryophilus, the proteins below share one genomic window:
- a CDS encoding aminotransferase class I/II-fold pyridoxal phosphate-dependent enzyme: MSQLETPLFDALLKHRNRHPIQFHIPGHKKGQGVDPAFREFVGDNILSIDLINIAPLDDLHSPKGAIKEAQELAAKAFGADHTFFSVQGTSGAIMTMILSVVGPNDKILVPRNVHKSIMSAIVFAGAIPIFIHPEVDTVLGISHGISAEAVEKALIEYPDAKAVLVINPTYFGVAADLKRIVDIAHERNVPVLVDEAHGVHIHFHKSLPVSAMAAGADMAATSVHKLGGSMTQSSVLNVREGLVSPKRVQSTLSMLTTTSTSYPILASLDTARRQLAVHGYDLIDRTIRLAQDARKRINKMPHLYCVGKEVLNSSATFDLDPTKLLISVKNLGITGHQAEEWLRENANIEIELSDLYNILCLVTIGDSRKEVNLLINALQRMSETLDSDAAVVEPVVMIPDIPRLAMTPRDAFYATTEVISINDAVGRISAEFIMVYPPGIPIFIPGEIITEENINYIHMNVAAGLPVQGPEDDTLQMLRVIKEQQAIR, encoded by the coding sequence TTGTCTCAATTAGAAACTCCGTTATTTGATGCACTTTTAAAGCATCGAAATCGGCACCCGATCCAATTCCATATTCCTGGTCATAAAAAAGGACAAGGCGTCGATCCCGCATTCCGGGAATTTGTCGGCGATAATATTCTTTCCATTGATTTGATCAATATTGCACCTTTGGACGATTTACATTCTCCAAAAGGAGCTATTAAAGAAGCACAAGAACTAGCTGCCAAAGCTTTTGGAGCAGATCATACATTCTTTTCTGTACAAGGTACAAGTGGTGCAATTATGACTATGATTTTAAGTGTTGTTGGACCAAATGATAAAATTTTGGTTCCAAGAAATGTTCATAAATCGATTATGTCTGCGATCGTTTTTGCTGGAGCTATTCCGATTTTTATTCATCCAGAAGTGGATACTGTGCTTGGTATTTCTCACGGTATTTCAGCAGAAGCTGTAGAAAAAGCATTGATTGAATATCCAGATGCTAAAGCTGTATTGGTTATCAATCCAACTTATTTCGGTGTAGCTGCTGATTTAAAACGAATTGTGGATATTGCCCATGAGCGCAATGTTCCAGTTTTAGTTGATGAAGCACACGGTGTTCATATTCATTTCCATAAATCACTACCGGTTTCTGCAATGGCGGCAGGTGCAGATATGGCTGCAACTTCTGTCCATAAACTAGGTGGTTCTATGACACAAAGTTCTGTACTGAATGTACGCGAAGGTCTAGTATCACCAAAACGCGTACAGTCTACACTATCGATGCTAACCACGACATCAACTTCTTATCCAATTTTAGCTTCTCTTGACACAGCACGTCGTCAATTAGCGGTTCACGGCTACGATTTGATTGACCGGACTATTCGATTAGCTCAAGATGCGCGCAAACGAATTAATAAAATGCCTCATTTGTATTGTGTTGGAAAAGAAGTATTAAATTCGTCAGCCACTTTTGATTTGGATCCGACAAAATTATTGATTAGCGTCAAAAATTTAGGCATCACCGGTCATCAAGCCGAGGAATGGCTAAGAGAAAACGCTAATATCGAAATCGAACTTTCCGATTTATACAATATTCTTTGTCTCGTTACAATTGGCGATAGCCGCAAAGAAGTGAATTTACTGATCAATGCTCTTCAACGTATGAGCGAAACATTAGATAGCGACGCTGCCGTCGTGGAACCTGTTGTGATGATTCCAGATATCCCAAGGCTTGCCATGACACCACGAGACGCTTTCTATGCAACGACAGAAGTTATTTCGATTAATGACGCTGTTGGACGCATTTCTGCAGAATTTATCATGGTTTATCCACCAGGTATCCCTATTTTCATCCCAGGTGAAATTATTACTGAAGAAAACATCAACTATATTCACATGAACGTCGCTGCCGGGTTGCCAGTACAAGGACCAGAAGACGATACACTGCAAATGCTACGCGTAATAAAAGAACAACAAGCTATTAGGTAA
- a CDS encoding polysaccharide deacetylase family protein, with translation MIHKKWIAIAAVSFLLTACGDDTNTSTSEEKETKNVEGNTETEKQEENVEKEEVEEVEEVEEQVEEPQYKVNPANWSVQPILDADEKVVLVTIDDAPDKHSLEMAETLKSQNIPAIFFVNGHFLESDEKKQQLKKIHEMGFMIGNHAYSHQDLKGLAEQQQQEEILKVSEMVEEITGEKPKFFRAPFGSNTDFSKQLVADEKMVLMNWTYGYDWEKQYQDAQTLTDIMVNTEYLNNGANLLMHDRDWTVEALPGIIQGLEDKGYGFVDPKEIEEM, from the coding sequence ATGATACATAAAAAATGGATAGCTATCGCAGCAGTATCTTTTTTACTAACAGCATGTGGAGATGATACAAACACCTCTACGAGTGAAGAAAAAGAAACAAAAAACGTGGAGGGAAATACTGAAACAGAAAAACAAGAAGAAAATGTAGAAAAAGAAGAAGTAGAAGAAGTAGAAGAAGTCGAGGAACAGGTCGAGGAACCTCAATACAAAGTTAATCCAGCCAATTGGTCTGTGCAGCCGATTTTGGATGCTGATGAAAAAGTGGTGCTCGTGACAATAGATGATGCACCGGACAAGCATTCATTGGAAATGGCTGAAACCTTGAAAAGCCAGAACATTCCAGCTATTTTCTTTGTGAATGGTCATTTTTTAGAGTCAGATGAAAAAAAACAACAACTAAAGAAAATTCATGAAATGGGTTTTATGATTGGGAATCACGCTTACAGTCATCAAGATTTAAAAGGGTTAGCTGAGCAACAACAGCAAGAGGAAATTTTGAAAGTCAGTGAAATGGTAGAGGAAATCACGGGTGAAAAACCTAAGTTTTTCCGCGCTCCATTTGGTTCTAATACAGATTTCAGCAAGCAGTTGGTCGCAGACGAAAAAATGGTATTGATGAACTGGACATACGGTTATGATTGGGAAAAACAATATCAAGATGCTCAAACATTAACAGATATCATGGTTAATACTGAGTATTTGAATAATGGAGCTAACTTGTTGATGCACGATCGTGATTGGACAGTCGAAGCGTTGCCTGGGATTATTCAAGGGTTAGAAGATAAGGGTTATGGCTTTGTTGATCCGAAAGAAATCGAAGAAATGTAA
- the lpdA gene encoding dihydrolipoyl dehydrogenase, protein MVVGDFPIETDTLVIGSGPGGYVAAIRAAQTGQKVTIVEKEYIGGVCLNVGCIPSKAMISVGHRFEEAQHSDDMGIVAKEVSINFEKAQAFKDGVVKKLTGGVESLLKGNKVEILRGEAYFVDENTVRIMDKDSAQTYKFKNAIIATGSRPVEIPTFKFTDRVINSTGALALKEIPGKLIVIGGGYIGTELGTAYANLGSEVTILEGAPDILAGFEKQMTAIVKKGLKKKGVEVITKASAKGVEETDSGVTVTYEAGGEEKTLEADYVLVTVGRRPNTDEMGLEELNLKMSDRGLIEVDKQCRTNIPNIYAIGDVVAGLQLAHKASYEGKIAAEAIAGEKSEVDYLAIPAVCFTDPELASVGLTEEQAKTEGFEVTAAKFPFGANGRALALNASEGFVKLVSRKSDGLLLGGQIVGAGASDMIAEIGLAIEAGMTVEDIAMTIHAHPTLSEITMEAAEVALGTPIHIIK, encoded by the coding sequence ATGGTAGTAGGAGATTTCCCAATCGAAACAGACACACTCGTAATTGGCTCTGGCCCTGGCGGTTATGTTGCAGCTATTCGTGCAGCACAAACTGGCCAAAAAGTAACAATCGTTGAAAAAGAATATATTGGTGGCGTTTGTTTAAACGTTGGCTGTATCCCTTCTAAAGCAATGATTTCTGTTGGACACCGTTTTGAAGAAGCTCAACACTCAGATGATATGGGTATTGTGGCTAAAGAAGTTTCAATTAACTTTGAAAAAGCACAAGCTTTCAAAGATGGCGTAGTTAAGAAATTAACAGGCGGCGTTGAATCTCTTCTTAAAGGGAACAAAGTTGAAATTTTACGTGGTGAAGCTTATTTCGTAGACGAAAACACAGTTCGTATTATGGATAAAGATTCAGCACAAACGTATAAATTTAAAAACGCAATTATTGCTACAGGATCTCGTCCAGTAGAAATCCCGACTTTCAAATTTACGGATCGTGTCATTAATTCTACGGGAGCATTAGCTCTTAAAGAAATTCCAGGCAAGCTTATCGTTATTGGCGGTGGCTATATTGGGACTGAGCTTGGAACTGCTTACGCTAACCTTGGATCTGAAGTAACAATCCTTGAAGGCGCACCTGATATCCTTGCTGGATTTGAAAAACAAATGACAGCAATCGTTAAAAAAGGATTGAAGAAAAAAGGCGTTGAAGTTATCACAAAAGCATCTGCTAAAGGTGTAGAAGAAACTGATTCTGGCGTTACAGTAACATACGAAGCAGGCGGAGAAGAAAAAACGCTTGAAGCTGATTATGTTCTTGTAACAGTTGGCCGTCGTCCAAATACAGACGAAATGGGTCTCGAAGAATTGAACTTGAAAATGTCTGACCGTGGCTTGATTGAAGTCGACAAGCAATGCCGTACAAATATCCCGAATATCTATGCAATCGGTGATGTTGTGGCAGGTTTGCAGTTGGCTCATAAAGCTTCATATGAAGGCAAAATTGCTGCTGAAGCAATCGCTGGCGAAAAATCAGAGGTTGATTACTTAGCAATTCCTGCAGTTTGCTTTACAGATCCTGAACTTGCAAGCGTAGGTTTAACTGAAGAGCAAGCGAAAACTGAAGGATTTGAAGTAACAGCTGCTAAGTTCCCATTCGGAGCTAACGGCCGTGCACTTGCACTAAACGCTTCTGAAGGATTTGTGAAACTTGTTTCACGTAAATCTGACGGCTTGCTATTAGGTGGACAAATTGTTGGAGCTGGCGCATCAGACATGATCGCTGAAATTGGACTGGCAATCGAAGCGGGTATGACCGTGGAAGATATCGCAATGACAATCCACGCTCACCCAACACTTTCTGAAATCACGATGGAAGCTGCAGAAGTAGCTCTTGGAACACCAATTCACATCATTAAATAA
- a CDS encoding dihydrolipoamide acetyltransferase family protein, translating into MAFEFRLPDIGEGIHEGEIVKWFVKAGDTIEEDDILVEVQNDKAVVEIPSPVSGTVEEVLVSEGTVAVVGDVLVRIDAPDAEEMSFKGGRDDKKEAEPEVKEETEEQVQSGTAESGEEVDKAPTKEDAPKEETGAGEQPKETKEADSTARVISMPSVRKFARDNDVEIKQVTGSGNNGRVLKEDVEAFMNGDQKAATTETSEASAETTEENTEKEAAPKAAVAPEGEFPETREKMSGIRKAIAKAMVHSKQTAPHVTLMDEVDVTELVAHRKKFKDIAAEKEIKLTYLPYVVKALVSTLREFPALNTSFDDETSEVIQKHYFNIGIAADTEKGLMVPVIKNADRKSVFAISDEINGLATKARDGKLSAAEMKGASCSITNIGSAGGQWFTPVINHPEVAILGIGRIAEKPVIKNGEIVAAPVLALSLSFDHRMIDGATAQHALNHIKRLLSEPELLLMEA; encoded by the coding sequence ATGGCTTTTGAATTTCGTTTGCCGGATATCGGAGAAGGTATCCATGAAGGTGAAATCGTAAAATGGTTCGTAAAAGCAGGAGATACAATTGAAGAAGACGATATTCTTGTTGAAGTACAAAATGACAAGGCAGTAGTCGAAATTCCTTCGCCTGTTTCAGGAACGGTTGAAGAAGTATTGGTATCAGAAGGAACAGTTGCAGTAGTGGGCGATGTATTAGTTCGCATCGATGCACCAGATGCTGAAGAAATGAGCTTTAAAGGCGGTCGTGATGATAAGAAAGAAGCTGAACCTGAAGTAAAAGAAGAAACTGAAGAGCAAGTACAATCAGGTACAGCTGAATCAGGCGAAGAGGTTGATAAAGCACCTACTAAAGAAGACGCGCCAAAAGAAGAAACAGGTGCTGGGGAACAGCCTAAAGAAACAAAAGAAGCTGATTCAACTGCTCGTGTAATCTCAATGCCGTCTGTTCGCAAATTTGCGCGTGACAATGATGTAGAGATTAAACAAGTAACAGGTTCAGGCAATAACGGTCGTGTTTTAAAAGAAGATGTTGAAGCGTTTATGAACGGTGATCAAAAAGCAGCTACAACTGAAACTTCTGAAGCATCGGCAGAAACAACAGAAGAAAACACTGAAAAAGAAGCAGCGCCAAAAGCAGCAGTGGCTCCAGAAGGTGAATTCCCTGAAACACGTGAGAAAATGTCTGGAATTCGTAAAGCGATTGCGAAAGCAATGGTTCATTCGAAACAAACCGCTCCTCATGTAACGTTAATGGACGAAGTGGATGTTACAGAACTTGTAGCGCATCGCAAAAAGTTCAAAGACATTGCAGCAGAAAAAGAAATCAAGTTAACGTATTTACCATATGTAGTAAAAGCGTTAGTGAGCACATTGCGTGAATTCCCAGCTTTAAACACATCATTTGATGATGAAACAAGCGAAGTTATTCAAAAGCATTATTTCAATATCGGTATTGCTGCAGATACAGAAAAAGGCTTGATGGTTCCTGTTATTAAAAATGCAGATCGTAAATCAGTATTCGCAATCTCTGATGAAATTAATGGTTTAGCTACAAAAGCACGTGATGGTAAATTATCAGCTGCTGAAATGAAAGGCGCATCATGTTCAATCACAAATATCGGTTCAGCGGGTGGACAATGGTTTACACCGGTTATTAACCATCCAGAAGTGGCGATTCTTGGAATTGGCCGTATTGCAGAGAAACCTGTAATTAAAAATGGTGAAATTGTAGCTGCACCTGTGTTAGCATTGTCATTGAGCTTTGATCATAGAATGATCGATGGCGCAACAGCGCAGCATGCTTTAAATCATATTAAACGTTTATTAAGTGAACCTGAATTACTATTAATGGAGGCGTAA
- a CDS encoding alpha-ketoacid dehydrogenase subunit beta: MAQLTMIQAITDALKTEMKNDENVLVFGEDVGNNGGVFRATEGLQKEFGEDRVFDTPLAESGIGGLAIGLALQGYRPVPEIQFFGFVFEVMDSISGQMTRMRFRSGGSLTSPVTIRSPFGGGVHTPEMHADSLEGLMAAQPGLKVVIPSTPYDAKGLLISAIRDNDPVIFLEHMKLYRSFRQEVPEEEYTIPLGKADVKREGKDLTIIAYGAMVQESIKAAEQLEKEDYSVEVVDLRTIQPLDIETIIASVEKTGRAMVVQEAQKQAGIAASVVAEITDRAILTLEAPVLRVTAPDSIFPFSQAEEVWLPNSKDIIETAKKVLTF; encoded by the coding sequence ATGGCACAATTAACAATGATCCAAGCAATTACCGACGCTCTGAAAACAGAGATGAAGAACGATGAAAACGTTCTTGTTTTCGGTGAAGATGTAGGAAATAACGGCGGTGTATTCCGCGCAACTGAAGGTCTACAAAAAGAATTCGGGGAAGACCGTGTTTTTGATACACCTTTAGCTGAATCAGGTATTGGCGGTTTGGCTATCGGTTTGGCTTTGCAAGGATATCGTCCAGTTCCAGAAATTCAATTTTTTGGATTTGTTTTTGAAGTAATGGATTCTATTAGCGGACAAATGACGCGTATGCGTTTCCGCAGTGGTGGAAGTTTAACTTCTCCTGTAACAATCCGTTCGCCATTTGGCGGTGGGGTTCATACACCTGAAATGCACGCGGATTCTTTAGAAGGATTAATGGCAGCTCAGCCAGGTTTAAAAGTAGTTATTCCTTCTACACCATACGATGCTAAGGGCTTATTAATTTCAGCAATTCGCGATAACGATCCAGTTATTTTCTTAGAGCACATGAAACTATACCGTTCATTCCGTCAAGAAGTACCTGAAGAAGAATATACAATTCCTTTAGGGAAAGCGGATGTGAAACGTGAAGGTAAAGATTTAACAATTATTGCTTATGGTGCGATGGTACAAGAAAGTATCAAAGCAGCAGAACAGCTTGAAAAAGAAGACTATTCGGTTGAAGTGGTCGATCTTCGTACAATCCAACCGCTTGATATTGAAACAATTATTGCTTCAGTTGAAAAAACTGGACGTGCAATGGTTGTTCAAGAAGCACAGAAACAAGCTGGAATTGCAGCGAGTGTTGTAGCAGAAATTACAGATCGTGCCATTCTTACATTAGAAGCACCTGTTTTACGTGTTACTGCGCCAGACTCAATCTTCCCATTCTCGCAAGCGGAAGAAGTTTGGTTGCCGAATTCGAAGGATATAATAGAAACAGCGAAGAAAGTACTTACTTTTTAA
- the pdhA gene encoding pyruvate dehydrogenase (acetyl-transferring) E1 component subunit alpha: MAAKKSQQFDAVETLNAIEEKFEMVQILNEEGEIVNKEADPKLSDEELTELMNRMVYTRILDQRSISLNRQGRLGFYAPTAGQEASQLASHFALSKEDFILPGYRDVPQLIWHGWPLHQAFLFSRGHFMGNQMPEGLNILPPQIIIGAQIVQAAGVALGMQKRKKEAVAVTYTGDGGSSQGDFYEGLNFAGAFRAPAIFIVQNNQYAISTPRELQTSAKTIAQKAVAAGIPGVLVDGMDPLAVYAVTREARERAVKGDGPTLIETLCYRYGPHTMAGDDPTRYRTSDIDSEWEKKDPLVRFRKYLEAKGIWDEAKENEVIDKAKEEIKAAIKKADGAPKQKVSDLLELMYEEVPFNVQEQLDIYKAKESK; encoded by the coding sequence ATGGCTGCGAAAAAATCACAGCAGTTCGATGCAGTAGAAACGCTTAATGCAATCGAAGAAAAGTTTGAAATGGTTCAAATTTTGAACGAAGAAGGCGAAATCGTTAACAAAGAGGCAGATCCAAAACTTTCAGATGAAGAACTTACAGAATTGATGAATCGCATGGTTTACACACGTATTCTCGATCAACGTTCAATTTCATTAAACCGTCAAGGACGTCTTGGGTTCTATGCTCCTACAGCGGGGCAAGAAGCTTCTCAATTGGCATCTCATTTTGCGTTATCAAAAGAAGATTTCATTTTGCCGGGTTACCGTGACGTTCCACAATTGATTTGGCACGGGTGGCCACTTCACCAAGCATTCTTATTCTCACGTGGACATTTCATGGGGAACCAAATGCCTGAAGGATTGAATATTTTGCCACCGCAAATCATTATTGGTGCTCAGATTGTACAAGCAGCGGGAGTTGCGCTTGGTATGCAAAAACGTAAAAAAGAAGCTGTTGCAGTTACTTATACAGGCGATGGTGGTTCATCACAAGGCGATTTCTATGAAGGACTTAACTTTGCAGGCGCATTCCGTGCACCGGCTATTTTCATTGTGCAAAATAACCAGTACGCGATTTCGACGCCTCGTGAACTTCAAACTTCAGCGAAAACAATTGCTCAAAAAGCAGTGGCAGCTGGAATTCCAGGCGTACTTGTAGATGGAATGGATCCACTAGCAGTGTACGCTGTAACGCGCGAAGCACGTGAACGCGCAGTTAAAGGCGATGGTCCAACATTAATCGAAACACTTTGCTACCGTTACGGACCACATACAATGGCTGGTGATGACCCAACTCGCTACCGTACTTCAGATATCGACAGCGAATGGGAAAAGAAAGATCCGCTTGTTCGTTTCCGTAAATATCTAGAAGCAAAAGGCATTTGGGATGAAGCAAAAGAAAATGAAGTAATCGATAAAGCTAAAGAAGAAATCAAAGCAGCAATTAAAAAAGCTGACGGCGCTCCGAAACAAAAAGTATCAGATCTCTTAGAGCTTATGTACGAAGAAGTGCCGTTTAATGTTCAGGAACAGTTGGATATTTATAAAGCAAAGGAGTCGAAGTAA
- a CDS encoding YkyA family protein has translation MRKTRMALSFSVLLLLGACTDSGIRGDLDQVLNGTFEAEEEYREVQDDLEKREKAEQKLFADIMSLTQEQHEKVAEQAQEALDSADERLDFLNTEKESMQSAEKKLAEIDQVIEDAEEESVKSDVQALKTKMQERFAAHSNFVTAYEKLIGLQKELYEMLKDEDSKLQMLQEKATEVNEQNNLVQQAVTDFNELTQQVNELKDNTLKKLTES, from the coding sequence ATGAGGAAAACACGTATGGCGCTTAGCTTTTCTGTACTGCTCTTGTTGGGGGCGTGCACTGATTCGGGAATTCGCGGGGATTTGGATCAAGTGCTCAATGGTACCTTCGAAGCGGAAGAAGAATATCGCGAAGTGCAGGACGATTTGGAAAAAAGAGAAAAAGCAGAACAGAAATTGTTTGCAGACATTATGTCTTTAACTCAAGAGCAACATGAGAAAGTAGCAGAACAGGCTCAAGAAGCGCTTGATTCGGCAGATGAGCGTCTAGATTTTTTAAATACCGAAAAAGAGTCAATGCAGTCGGCTGAAAAAAAATTAGCTGAAATTGATCAAGTGATTGAAGATGCTGAAGAGGAATCAGTGAAATCAGATGTACAAGCACTGAAAACAAAAATGCAAGAACGCTTTGCAGCTCATTCTAACTTTGTGACAGCCTATGAAAAGCTAATAGGACTTCAGAAAGAATTATATGAAATGTTAAAAGATGAAGATAGTAAATTGCAGATGCTCCAAGAAAAAGCTACAGAAGTGAATGAACAAAATAACTTGGTGCAACAAGCTGTTACAGATTTTAATGAGTTAACGCAACAGGTTAATGAATTAAAAGATAACACATTAAAAAAATTAACTGAAAGCTAG
- the def gene encoding peptide deformylase: MIRMKDIIREGHPTLRERAEEVKFPLSEEDRKLGEDLLEYVVNSQDDELAEKYDLRPGVGIAAPQVNQAKRIFALHFDDSTGENLSLVVFNPKIVSHSVEKTYLAAGEGCLSVDRAVSGYVPRYARITIKALNFEGEEIKMRLKGLPAIAFQHELDHLNGVMFFDHIDSKNPFAEIENAIPIERDSAE; encoded by the coding sequence TTGATACGAATGAAAGACATTATACGTGAAGGTCATCCAACACTCAGAGAACGTGCAGAAGAAGTGAAATTCCCACTTTCTGAAGAAGACCGTAAGCTGGGTGAAGATCTTTTAGAATATGTAGTAAATAGTCAGGATGATGAATTGGCTGAAAAGTACGATTTACGTCCAGGTGTGGGAATTGCAGCCCCTCAAGTAAATCAGGCAAAGCGCATTTTTGCTTTGCATTTTGATGACAGCACGGGTGAAAACCTTAGCCTTGTTGTGTTCAACCCTAAGATTGTTAGCCACTCTGTTGAAAAAACTTATTTAGCAGCTGGTGAAGGTTGTTTGTCCGTGGACCGTGCAGTTTCTGGGTATGTGCCAAGATATGCCCGTATCACCATCAAAGCCCTTAATTTTGAAGGCGAAGAAATTAAAATGCGTTTAAAAGGTCTTCCTGCCATCGCATTTCAACACGAACTAGATCACTTGAACGGTGTGATGTTCTTTGATCACATTGATTCAAAAAACCCATTTGCTGAAATTGAAAACGCAATTCCAATCGAAAGAGACTCAGCTGAATAA
- a CDS encoding Cof-type HAD-IIB family hydrolase, which yields MPKLLLLDIDGTLLDSHKKLPDSAKKALQQARLNGHDLAIATGRGPFMINKILEELEIDTYITFNGQYISHKGKTVHKEAIDTEMLKEIYAYAEQQNHPIVFMNEEKMISSIDYHPDIDESIKTLKIPHPEMEKDFHLDNEIYQALVFCEKDEEQQYHDTFKEVDFVRWHRVSCDITPKGGSKASGIKHLIKVTGHAIEDTIAFGDGLNDLLMMDVAGFSVAMENGHEETKKRASYVTDHVDNDGLAKAFKHLKLI from the coding sequence ATGCCTAAATTATTATTGCTAGATATTGATGGAACGCTATTAGACTCACATAAGAAACTTCCGGATTCTGCAAAAAAAGCATTACAACAAGCCCGTTTAAATGGGCATGATTTGGCAATAGCCACAGGTAGAGGACCGTTCATGATTAACAAAATTTTGGAGGAACTCGAGATTGATACATATATTACTTTTAATGGTCAATACATTTCGCATAAAGGTAAAACGGTTCATAAAGAAGCAATCGATACAGAAATGCTAAAAGAAATCTATGCGTATGCAGAACAACAAAATCATCCCATTGTTTTCATGAATGAAGAAAAAATGATTTCTTCTATTGATTACCATCCTGATATTGATGAAAGCATTAAGACGTTAAAAATACCGCATCCTGAGATGGAGAAAGATTTTCATCTTGATAATGAAATTTATCAAGCTCTCGTTTTTTGTGAAAAAGATGAAGAACAGCAATACCATGATACGTTCAAAGAAGTCGACTTTGTTCGTTGGCACCGAGTATCTTGTGACATCACACCTAAAGGTGGGTCAAAGGCAAGCGGGATTAAGCATTTGATCAAAGTAACTGGCCATGCAATTGAAGACACGATTGCATTTGGTGATGGCTTGAATGATCTTTTAATGATGGACGTAGCCGGATTTAGCGTCGCAATGGAGAATGGACACGAAGAAACAAAAAAGCGTGCATCGTATGTAACAGATCACGTAGACAATGACGGACTAGCGAAAGCATTCAAACACTTGAAGTTGATATAA
- a CDS encoding DNA-dependent RNA polymerase subunit epsilon encodes MIFKVYYQENRFEVPVRENTQSLYVEAASEREVRHHLKDRNYNIELVQLLEGNHLEYEQSSQNYEVESIE; translated from the coding sequence ATGATTTTTAAAGTATACTACCAAGAAAACCGATTCGAAGTACCTGTTCGAGAGAACACACAAAGCCTTTATGTGGAAGCAGCATCCGAGCGCGAAGTCCGACACCACCTAAAAGACCGCAATTATAATATTGAACTTGTTCAATTACTTGAAGGAAACCATCTAGAGTATGAACAGTCGAGCCAAAATTATGAAGTTGAGAGCATCGAATAA